One part of the Onychomys torridus chromosome 13, mOncTor1.1, whole genome shotgun sequence genome encodes these proteins:
- the Rnf125 gene encoding E3 ubiquitin-protein ligase RNF125 isoform X2, with amino-acid sequence MKSEYQNCTECGTLVCLSDMRTHIRTCEKYIDKYGPLQELGETTTRCVCPFCQRELDEDCLLDHCITHHRSERRPVFCPLCHLLPNESPSTFNGSLIRHLQVSHTLFYDDFLDFDIIEEALIRRVLDRSLLEYVNHSSTT; translated from the exons GTTTGCCTCAGTGACATGAGGACGCACATAAGGACTTGTGAGAAGTACATCGATAAATATGGGCCACTGCAAGAACTTGGCGAGACAACAACAAG ATGTGTGTGTCCATTTTGTCAGAGGGAACTGGATGAAGACTGCTTGCTGGATCATTGCATTACCCACCACAGATCAGAAAGGAGGCCTGTG TTCTGCCCACTTTGCCATTTACTACCTAATGAGAGCCCAAGTACCTTCAATGGCAGTCTAATTAGACACTTGCAAGTCAGCCACACTTTGTTTTATGATGATTTCTTA GACTTTGATATAATCGAGGAAGCCCTAATCCGAAGAGTGTTAGACCGCTCACTTCTTGAATATGTGAACCACTCAAGCACCACATAA